One part of the Malus sylvestris chromosome 2, drMalSylv7.2, whole genome shotgun sequence genome encodes these proteins:
- the LOC126590484 gene encoding CDK5RAP1-like protein, whose product MATSLSSSLSSILNNPHCALRLKFQRPSCFTLGFLNWGPEKSRSRCYHRRQQLQPRPQRRSLGRSSSRSFSNFSPNTSSLSGQSGGPSLRHFVAQAALAGAEAQPQDVNLTATEVAPIGRIYHETYGCQMNINDMEIVLSIMKNAGYSEVVDVPENAEVIFINTCAIRDNAEQKVWQRLNYFWFLKREWKDNVKIGRSQSKRPPKVVVLGCMAERLKDQILDSDKMVDVVCGPDAYRDLPRLLEDVDYGQKGINTLLSLEETYADISPVRISKNSISAFVSVMRGCNNMCSFCIVPFTRGRERSRPVESIVREVGELWEEGVKEVTLLGQNVNSYNDASENEKEVEAGTNWRYSEGFSSMCKVKKVGSRFADLLDRLSTEFPEMRFRYTSPHPKDFPDELLYLMRDRPNICRSIHLPAQSGSSTVLERMRRGYTREAYLDLVQKIRRIIPDVGISSDFICGFCGETEEDHDDTLSLVKAVGYDMAYIFAYSMRDKTHANRNYDDDVPEDVKQRRLAELIKAFHKSTGQCYDSQVGTTQLVLVEGPNKKAPDTELMGKSDRGHRVSFVNVLLPHRDAGSNEERNPVVGDYVEVRILKSTRTSLFGEAVAISKLSLFYNSVEEEAVACGSRS is encoded by the exons ATGGCGACGTCGCTCTCGTCGTCCCTGTCCTCGATCCTGAACAACCCACACTGCGCGCTGCGCCTGAAGTTCCAGAGGCCGTCCTGCTTCACTCTCGGGTTCCTCAATTGGGGACCGGAGAAGTCCCGTTCCCGATGCTACCACCGCCGCCAGCAGCTGCAGCCTCGGCCACAAAGGAGGAGTCTTGGCCGCAGTAGCTCCAGAAGCTTCTCGAATTTTAGCCCCAACACTTCTTCTCTCTCCGGCCAGTCCGGTGGCCCCAGCCTCCGCCACTTCGTCGCTCAAGCTGCTCTCGCCGGTGCTGAAGCTCAGCCCCA GGATGTGAATTTGACTGCTACTGAAGTTGCTCCGATAGGACGTATCTATCACGAGACTTATGGGTGTCAAATGAATATTAATGACATGGAGATTGTTCTGTCTATTATGAAGAATGCTGGGTATAGTGAAGTCGTTGATGTCCCTGAGAATGCAGAGGTTATTTTTATTAACACCTGCGCTATCAGGGACAATGCGGAACAGAAGGTGTGGCAGCggcttaattatttttggtttctTAAGAGGGAATGGAAGGACAATGTTAAAATAGGGAGGTCGCAGTCCAAACGTCCTCCAAAAGTTGTAGTTTTGGGATGTATGGCGGAGAGGTTAAAGGACCAGATACTCGATTCAGACAAAATGGTTGATGTGGTTTGTGGGCCTGATGCGTACAGAGACTTGCCGAGATTATTAGAAGATGTGGACTATGGTCAGAAAGGAATCAATACTCTTCTTTCGCTGGAAGAGACTTATGCTGATATTAGCCCAGTTCGAATCtccaaaaattcaattagtgcttttgtttctgttatGAGGGGATGTAACAATATGTGCTCATTTTGTATTGTTCCTTTCACTAGAGGCAGAGAGCGCTCGCGTCCTGTGGAATCTATTGTGCGGGAGGTGGGAGAGCTTTGGGAAGAAGGCGTGAAAGAGGTAACACTGCTAGGCCAGAATGTAAACAGCTACAATGATGCCTCTGAGAATGAAAAGGAAGTTGAAGCAGGAACTAATTGGAGATACAGCGAAGGCTTCTCCAGCATGTGCAAGGTGAAAAAAGTTGGTTCACGTTTTGCTGATCTCTTGGATCGACTGTCCACAGAATTTCCAGAGATGAGATTTCGATACACATCCCCACACCCTAAAGATTTCCCTGATGAGTTGCTGTATTTAATGCGAGACAGACCTAATATCTGCAGAAGTATCCATTTGCCTGCACAAAGTGGGAGTAGCACTGTGCTAGAAAGAATGCGTCGTGGCTATACCCGTGAGGCATACTTAGATCTTGTGCAAAAGATACGGAGAATTATTCCAGATGTGGGCATCAGCAGTGATTTCATATGCG GGTTTTGTGGGGAAACAGAGGAGGACCATGACGACACACTGAGCCTTGTAAAGGCTGTTGGCTACGATATGGCTTACATTTTTGCATATAGCATGAGGGATAAAACCCATGCAAATAGAAACTACGATGATGATGTTCCAGAGGATGTGAAGCAGAGGAGGCTGGCGGAACTTATCAAGGCTTTCCATAAGAGCACAGGTCAGTGTTACGACTCACAGGTGGGAACTACCCAACTTGTCTTAGTAGAAGGACCTAATAAGAAAGCTCCAGATACAGAACTCATGGGAAAAAGTGATAGAGGTCATAGAGTTTCTTTTGTTAACGTGCTGTTACCACATCGAGATGCTGGTTCAAATGAGGAAAGGAATCCCGTAGTGGGTGATTATGTTGAAGTTCGTATATTGAAATCAACAAGAACATCACTATTTGGAGAAGCTGTTGCGATAAGTAAATTGAGCTTGTTTTACAACAGTGTGGAGGAAGAAGCTGTTGCCTGTGGAAGTAGAAGTTGA
- the LOC126590645 gene encoding probable ubiquitin-conjugating enzyme E2 18, with translation MTSSSASGRKTLSKIACNRLQKELLEWQVNPPVGFKHKVTDNLQRWVIEVNGAPGTLYSNETFQLQVDFPEHYPMEAPQVIFVPPAPLHPHIYSNGHICLDILYDSWSPAMTVSSICISILSMLSSSTVKQRPEDNDRYVKNCRNGRSPKETRWWFHDDKV, from the exons ATGACCAGCTCCTCCGCCTCTGGCCGCAAG ACTTTGAGTAAGATCGCTTGCAATCGGCTCCAGAAAGAGCTTCTGGAGTGGCAGGTCAATCCTCCGGTGGGCTTCAAGCACAAAGTCACCGATAATCTCCAAAg GTGGGTGATTGAAGTCAATGGTGCTCCTGGAACTCTCTATTCTAATGAGACCTTTCAGCTTCAGGTTGATTTTCCTGAGCATTACCCGATGGAAGCCCCGCAG GTTATATTTGtccctccagctccactacATCCTCATATTTATAGCAACGGTCATATTTGTTTAG ATATTTTGTATGATTCATGGTCACCAGCCATGACTGTTAGTTCCATCTGTATTAGCATTCTCTCCATGCTATCAAGCTCGACCGTGAAG CAACGCCCAGAAGATAATGACCGGTATGTAAAGAACTGTAGAAATGGCAGATCTCCCAAGGAGACGAGGTGGTGGTTCCATGACGATAAAGTGTAA
- the LOC126590672 gene encoding proteasome subunit beta type-4-like, whose translation MESNQSKPGLLCNPEGSQRTLYPYVTGTSVVALKYKDGILMAADMGGSYGSTLRYKSVERMKPIGKHSLLGASGEISDFQELLRYLDELVLYDNMWDDGNSLGPKEVHNYLTRVMYNRRNKFNPLWNSLVLGGVKNGQKYLGMVSMIGVNFEDNHVATGFGNHLARPILRDEWHENLTFEEAVKLLEKCMRVLLYRDRSAVNKLQIAKITEEGVTISQPYSLKTFWGFSAFENPTLGAEGSW comes from the exons ATGGAGTCGAACCAATCCAAACCCGGCCTGCTGTGCAATCCTGAAGGCTCGCAGAGAACCCT GTACCCATATGTAACTGGTACATCTGTTGTGGCTCTCAAGTATAAAGATGGAATTTTGATGGCTGCTGATATGGGAG GTTCTTATGGCTCTACCCTGCGATACAAGAGTGTGGAAAGAATGAAGCCAATCGGaaagcattctcttcttggTGCAAGTGGAGAAATAAGCGACTTTCAGGAGCTCTTACGTTATCTTGATGAACTCGT CCTGTATGACAACATGTGGGATGATGGGAACTCTTTGGGACCTAAAGAGGTGCACAACTATTTGACCCGTGTGATGTACAATAGGCGTAACAAGTTCAATCCATTGTGGAACTCTCTTGTCCTCGGTGGAGTGAAAAATGGACAGAAGTACCTTGGCATG GTTAGCATGATAGGTGTAAATTTTGAGGACAATCATGTGGCTACGGGATTTGGAAATCACCTTGCACGGCCTATTCTTCGTGATGAGTGGCATGAGAACTTGACTTTCGAAGAGGCTGTAAAGCTGCTGGAGAAGTGCATGCGTGTCCTTCTCTATCGAGATCGGTCTGCTGTGAACAAGCTTCAG ATAGCTAAAATCACCGAAGAAGGCGTAACAATTTCTCAGCCCTACTCTTTGAAGACATTCTGGGGTTTCTCTGCGTTCGAGAATCCAACATTGGGCGCTGAAGGATCATGGTAG
- the LOC126590655 gene encoding uncharacterized protein LOC126590655: MDFMIDVNHQRIQTNGIWLHVAEKGTGPLVLLLHGFLEIWYAWRHQIEYLAENGYHVVAPDLRGYGDSDAPLNHNSYTIFHIVGDLIGLLDHFGQQQAYVVGHDWGAVAGWNLSLFRPDRVIGLVNLSVPYFPRSPTTKTTEAIRQIFGEGSHVIQFQEPGRAEKAFARYDCMTVMKKFLLVTNNLIAPPDMELIDYLETQSSLPAWLTEEDIRVFAKKFEESGFTGPLNYYRTMDLTWELLAPWQGSKIMVPVKFMIGDNDPGFKSGGTSEFVQGDEFRSLVPDLEVVIVGGHHFIQQENPQEVSSQILSFLRQHPADQ; this comes from the exons atGGATTTCATGATAGATGTGAATCACCAGAGGATCCAAACCAATGGAATATGGCTTCATGTAGCCGAAAAAGGGACAGGTCCTCTAGTTCTCTTGCTTCATGGCTTCCTAGAAATCTGGTATGCCTGGCGCCACCAGATCGAATACTTGGCAGAAAACGGCTACCACGTGGTGGCGCCAGATTTGAGAGGTTACGGCGACTCTGACGCTCCTCTCAACCACAACTCCTACACCATCTTCCATATAGTTGGAGACCTCATTGGCCTACTTGATCATTTTGGTCAACAACAG GCATATGTGGTGGGACATGATTGGGGAGCAGTTGCTGGTTGGAATTTGAGCTTGTTTAGGCCTGATAGAGTGATAGGGCTGGTTAACCTATCAGTTCCATACTTTCCAAGATCTCCAACAACCAAAACTACCGAAGCTATAAGACAAATTTTTGGTGAAGGAAGTCATGTGATTCAATTCCAG GAACCGGGAAGAGCAGAGAAAGCGTTTGCGAGGTATGACTGTATGACAGTGATGAAGAAGTTCCTGCTGGTAACTAATAATTTGATAGCTCCTCCGGACATGGAGCTTATCGATTACCTGGAGACACAATCGTCATTGCCGGCATGGCTAACTGAAGAGGATATCCGGGTCTTCGCCAAAAAATTTGAGGAGTCTGGATTCACCGGTCCTTTGAACTACTATCGCACAATGGATCT GACTTGGGAGCTGCTTGCGCCCTGGCAAGGATCGAAAATCATGGTACCCGTGAAGTTCATGATCGGCGACAACGATCCAGGGTTTAAATCCGGCGGAACAAGTGAATTTGTGCAAGGTGATGAGTTCAGAAGCCTTGTCCCGGACCTTGAGGTGGTTATCGTAGGCGGCCACCATTTCATCCAACAAGAGAACCCTCaagaagtctccagccaaataCTTTCCTTCCTCCGTCAACATCCTGCAGATCAGTGA
- the LOC126590527 gene encoding uncharacterized protein LOC126590527, protein MATSSEKVSKNETMDTNPIQHLSSVLLNEFNYLPWSRAISLALGGRGKLQFIQKDDIMPETTSQDYAAWVSQDQLIMSWLLNSMQPKMAEIFSYSVSSHQLWISVRDMYEDLNNAARVFQLKKDLTELQQGNLSFVQHLGNLKAKWNELDLYRPHTTDTTILLKRAEEDKVFQLLASIGQEYEDLKSHLLMTPELPTFQMVCNVIQREEIRKKVMNAVVVVGESDLRPSEARAFTSSRPYKGKRPDLKCSHCVKIGRPGIGHIKEKCWILHPELKPKFNDDGRAPRNQMKPAYTPQGNLVCDNVSKNVMNSSSSPITLINEFANFLQQKQGTTNHENPAAMLGKFAGFLEQSSSVSQNDVPGPSFEGNDW, encoded by the exons ATGGCAACATCATCAGAGAAAGTTTCAAAAAACGAAACTATGGATACCAACCCAATTCAACATTTGAGCTCAGTGCTCCTAAACGAATTCAACTATCTGCCTTGGTCACGAGCTATTTCTCTCGCTCTTGGAGGACGTGGAAAGCTCCAGTTCATTCAAAAGGATGATATCATGCCCGAAACAACTTCACAAGATTATGCAGCATGGGTGTCCCAAGATCAACTTATCATGTCTTGGCTGTTGAATTCTATGCAACCAAAGATGGCTGAGATTTTCAGTTATTCAGTATCATCTCACCAGCTTTGGATTTCTGTACGAGACATGTATGAAGATCTAAACAATGCTGCGCGAGTCTTCCAGCTGAAGAAAGATCTTACAGAATTACAACAGGGAAATCTCTCTTTTGTTCAACATCTTGGCAACTTGAAGGCCAAATGGAATGAATTGGATCTCTACAGACCTCATACCACGGACACAACCATTCTTTTAAAGCGTGCTGAAGAAGACAAAGTGTTCCAGTTGCTTGCCAGCATCGGACAAGAATATGAGGACCTTAAAAGTCATCTCTTGATGACACCTGAACTTCCCACCTTCCAAATGGTCTGCAATGTTATTCAACGCGAAGAAATAAGGAAGAAGGTCATGAATGCAGTCGTTGTCGTTGGAGAATCAGATCTTAGGCCATCAGAAGCAAGAGCCTTCACCTCTTCCAGACCATACAAGGGAAAACGACCAGACTTAAAGTGTTCTCACTGTGTGAAAATAGGTCGTCCAGGCATTGGACACATAAAAGAAAAGTGCTggattcttcatccagaactTAAACCCAAGTTCAATGATGATGGAAGAGCACCAAGAAACCAAATGAAGCCTGCCTACACTCCTCAAGGAAACCTTGTTTGCGACAATGTCTCCAAAAATGTGATGAACTCTTCTTCTAGTCCCATTACTCTCATAAATGAATTTGCTAACTTCTTGCAACAGAAACAAGGAAcaacaaatcatgaaaatccTGCAGCCATGCTCGGCAAGTTTGCTGGCTTCCTCGAACAATCAAGCTCAGTGTCACAAAATGATGTGCCAG GACCGAGTTTCGAAGGAAACGATTGGTAA